The Coregonus clupeaformis isolate EN_2021a chromosome 18, ASM2061545v1, whole genome shotgun sequence genome has a segment encoding these proteins:
- the mboat4 gene encoding ghrelin O-acyltransferase — translation MEPIQWLCEQHPLLTYQCFSVPFAFLFYVLAKQGCLSLTYRYLFLASGGCILAVVTMGVYSLLLLVSTVIFVLLVCSLSPDRVHPWVFGLQMGWQTFWHLLIQYREYYLNEPTDSRLLLSVSSLMLLTQRVTSVSMDLQEGGRVTLMTQSQAKCRVFLPLISYALHFTALLGGPLSSFDQFVYFVEQITISPPPQPLSVVSYKVFQVLSLEWARNYLTHLLRDNASSLSVSNNVLTDVLWVWGLAVVLRIRYYSHWRISECLNNAAGLGFRGMVREDGPNWSGLSDGDLWTTEMSCQVSEFARRWNGTTATWLRRLVFQRCKTAPLVMTFGFSIWWHGLHMGQFVGFLVWAAAVRADYQIHKYLKPKLTSTRRRLVHTCLGWLNTQMVMACVVIAIELRSTSSLRILGLTYTGVFPLLNVLFIFIL, via the exons ATGGAGCCAATCCAGTGGCTGTGTGAGCAGCATCCATTACTGACGTACCAATGTTTTTCCGTTCCCTTTGCTTTTCTATTCTACGTCTTGGCTAAACAGGGATGTCTCTCTTTGACATACAG GTACCTTTTCTTGGCATCCGGAGGCTGTATCCTAGCTGTTGTCACCATGGGTGTATACAGCTTGCTTCTGCTCGTCTCCACTGTGATCTTTGTGCTGCTGGTGTGTTCACTGAGCCCAGACCGTGTCCATCCATGGGTCTTTGGATTGCAGATGGGTTGGCAAACCTTCTGGCACCTGCTCATACAGTACAGAGAATACTACCTCAATGAGCCCACTGATTCCAG GCTTCTCCTATCAGTGTCCTCCTTGATGCTACTCACCCAGAGAGTCACCTCCGTGTCAATGGACCTACAGGAGGGTGGCAGAGTGACATTAATGACCCAATCACAGGCCAAATGCCGGGTCTTTCTCCCACTCATCAGCTATGCCCTACACTTCACTGCCTTGCTCGGCGGACCCCTGTCCTCATTTGACCAATTTGTCTATTTTGTAGAGCAGATAACCATCAGCCCTCCTCCCCAGCCTTTGTCTGTTGTCTCCTACAAGGTCTTTCAGGTGTTATCTCTGGAGTGGGCTAGGAACTATCTCACTCATCTCCTCAGAGACAATGCCTCCAGTTTGTCCGTCTCCAACAACGTCCTCACCGATGTCTTGTGGGTATGGGGCCTTGCTGTGGTGTTGAGGATCAGATACTACTCCCACTGGAGGATCAGTGAGTGTCTGAATAATGCTGCTGGGCTTGGGTTCAGGGGGATGGTCAGGGAGGACGGCCCAAACTGGAGCGGCCTTTCTGACGGAGATCTTTGGACCACAGAGATGTCCTGCCAGGTGTCCGAATTTGCCCGTCGGTGGAATGGTACGACAGCTACATGGCTACGTAGGCTGGTTTTCCAAAGATGCAAAACTGCTCCGCTGGTAATGACGTTTGGGTTTTCAATCTGGTGGCATGGCTTACATATGGGTCAGTTTGTAGGGTTTCTTGTCTGGGCTGCAGCTGTGAGAGCAGACTACCAGATACACAAGTACTTGAAGCCAAAGCTCACATCTACTAGGAGGAGATTGGTGCACACCTGTCTGGGTTGGTTAAATACTCAGATGGTCATGGCGTGTGTTGTTATTGCAATCGAGCTTCGAAGTACTTCCTCTTTGAGAATATTGGGTCTGACATACACTGGTGTTTTTCCTCTTCTTAACGTTCTATTTATCTTCATTTTATGA